The following proteins come from a genomic window of Anabas testudineus chromosome 3, fAnaTes1.2, whole genome shotgun sequence:
- the vegfd gene encoding vascular endothelial growth factor D isoform X2 — protein sequence MKQWERKVRSASSLDELLMHTDFPDWKLWRCRLRMQQPESQTESQTESQTETLSSPPLTGSHRSTRYAAESYSLEILKAIDEEWQRTQCMPRETCVDVAKELGTDPSMFFKPPCVSVHRCSGCCNQEGVICRNTTTVYVNKTVLSVIPFNFVPEPVLIKVATHTECRCMEPAIIRRNAQPHRSSGCSLMGQLSEDSMRLCASGLIWDCSSDRCIPYPSSTPDFPLSSWMPECEIDVEHCDCLPRSLPTLQPRAIHRCRLNSSICAHKQQRFDQASCRCKQPGPLGK from the exons ATGAAGCAATGGGAAAGGAAAGTGCGGTCAGCCTCAAGTCTGGATGAGCTGCTGATGCACACTGACTTTCCTGACTGGAAGTTGTGGAGATGTCGTCTGAGAATGCAGCAGCCAGAGTCCCAGACAGAGTCCCAGACAGAGTCCCAGACAGAGACCCTTTCTTCTCCACCTTTAACCGGGTCACATCGCTCCACACGCTACGCTGCAGAATCTTACAGCCTGGAGATACTTAAAG CCATAGATGAGGAGTGGCAGCGGACACAGTGCATGCCAAGAGAAACATGCGTTGACGTGGCCAAGGAATTAGGCACTGACCCCTCAATGTTCTTCAAGCCAccttgtgtgtctgtccatAG GTGCAGTGGTTGCTGCAATCAAGAGGGCGTCATATGCAGGAACACAACCACTGTGTATGTGAATAAAACT GTACTTAGCGTCATCCCATTCAATTTTGTACCAGAACCTGTGCTAATAAAAGTAGCTACTCATACAGAGTGTAGGTGCATGGAGCCCGCCATAATACGACGTAACGCTCAACCTCACAGGAGCAGCGG CTGCTCTCTCATGGGCCAGCTGTCAGAGGACTCCATGAGACTTTGTGCCAGTGGGTTGATATGGGATTGCTCTAGTGATAGATGCATACCTTACCCTTCCAGTACaccag ATTTCCCACTCAGTTCATGGATGCCCGAGTGTGAAATAGATGTGGAGCACTGTGACTGTCTTCCTAGATCTTTGCCCACTCTCCAGCCAAGAGCGATTCATCGCTGTCGGCTTAACTCGTCCATCTGTGCCCACAAGCAGCAACGTTTTGATCAAGCCTCCTGCAG ATGCAAACAGCCAGGTCCACTGGGAAAATAA